A section of the Roseovarius sp. W115 genome encodes:
- a CDS encoding pyridoxamine 5'-phosphate oxidase family protein, whose amino-acid sequence MAKAFAELAFTDAVKKIQQEQGSARMYERVLAPETPQDNRLGPNEIQFIAMRDGFYQATVSETGWPYVQFRGGPRGFLKVLDDQTLAYADFRGNRQYISTGNLSGDDRIAMILVDYPNSARVKILGRASLSDDPDLIAQLHDESYKARPERAVVIKVEGFDWNCPQHLPVRLTMEELQPILAPFQQELAALREENARLKAKLGE is encoded by the coding sequence ATGGCCAAAGCCTTTGCCGAACTGGCCTTCACGGATGCCGTCAAGAAAATACAGCAAGAGCAAGGCTCTGCACGCATGTACGAGAGGGTTCTCGCGCCTGAGACGCCACAGGACAACCGGCTTGGGCCAAACGAAATTCAGTTCATCGCCATGCGCGACGGCTTCTATCAGGCCACAGTCAGCGAAACCGGCTGGCCCTATGTGCAGTTTCGCGGCGGGCCGCGCGGGTTTCTCAAGGTGCTGGATGACCAAACGCTGGCCTATGCGGATTTTCGCGGCAACCGGCAGTATATCAGCACCGGCAACCTGAGTGGAGATGACCGGATTGCCATGATCCTTGTGGATTACCCCAATTCTGCGCGGGTCAAGATCCTAGGGCGTGCCAGCCTGTCGGACGATCCCGACCTGATCGCACAGCTGCATGATGAGAGCTACAAGGCACGACCCGAACGGGCCGTGGTCATCAAGGTAGAAGGCTTCGACTGGAACTGCCCACAGCATTTGCCCGTGCGGCTCACCATGGAAGAGTTACAGCCCATCCTGGCACCGTTCCAACAGGAACTGGCCGCGTTGCGAGAGGAGAACGCAAGGTTGAAGGCCAAGTTGGGGGAGTGA
- a CDS encoding entericidin EcnA/B family protein, with translation MKKIALLALVAALAGCGTVEGFGRDLSSASRGVQNLF, from the coding sequence ATGAAGAAGATCGCACTTCTCGCGCTGGTGGCGGCGCTTGCAGGCTGTGGCACAGTGGAAGGCTTCGGGCGGGACCTTTCCAGCGCATCGCGCGGTGTGCAGAACCTGTTCTGA
- a CDS encoding extracellular solute-binding protein, translating into MTPDFFPRARRLIACFFVFCALGGTAQAEPSHGIAMYGDPALPPDFVSLPYANPDAPKGGRLVTGNVGSFDSLNPFVQKGTPPWQLRFLTHESLMGRSWDEPFTLYGLLAESVETGPNREWVEFTLRPEARFSDGSPVTIEDVIWSYETLGSEGHGRYRSFLQKIDKIEATGLNSVRLTFNTDDRELALIAGLRPILKKAQWEDKVFAEASINDVPIGSAPYAVADFEAGRHVTLKRNPDYWGADLPLRRGTSNFDEIRIEFYGDDTVLKEAFKAKAVSFVRELNAEKWATQYDFPAAQNGEITLSEIPHSKPSGMTGFVMNTRRAPLDDWRVREALIHAFNFEFINDALTGGRQPRITSYFSGSELGMLEGPAEGRVRALLEPLKDDLLPGALEGYTLPQSDGSKRNRANIRKAADLLAEAGWTVQDGQLQNADGDALALTVLLRQDGLLQQATAYMEIYARALERLGITLTVETIDSAQYAERERSFDFDLTFFRRSMSLSPGNEQRFYWGSDSADVVGSRNLMGMTSPAADAMIDAMLASETREEFVAAVRALDRVLISGRYVIPIHQYSIGRIAHLTDLTYPKDRLPVYGDGVWFLPEVWWSKAEEK; encoded by the coding sequence ATGACACCAGATTTTTTCCCACGCGCAAGGCGTCTGATCGCTTGTTTTTTCGTGTTTTGCGCGCTTGGCGGCACCGCGCAAGCCGAACCATCGCATGGCATAGCTATGTATGGCGATCCTGCACTGCCCCCAGATTTCGTGTCTCTGCCCTACGCCAACCCCGATGCGCCCAAAGGCGGGCGGCTGGTCACCGGCAATGTGGGCAGCTTCGACAGCCTGAACCCCTTTGTTCAAAAGGGCACGCCGCCCTGGCAGTTAAGATTTCTAACGCACGAATCCCTGATGGGCCGCTCCTGGGACGAGCCGTTCACGCTTTACGGTCTTTTGGCCGAATCGGTTGAAACCGGCCCGAATCGCGAGTGGGTGGAGTTTACCCTGCGCCCGGAGGCGCGTTTCTCGGATGGAAGCCCGGTGACGATCGAGGATGTGATCTGGTCCTACGAGACATTGGGCAGTGAAGGACATGGCCGATATCGCAGCTTTTTGCAGAAGATCGACAAGATCGAAGCCACCGGTCTCAACTCTGTTCGGCTGACGTTTAACACCGATGATCGCGAACTGGCTTTGATCGCCGGACTACGCCCGATTCTCAAAAAGGCGCAGTGGGAGGACAAGGTGTTTGCCGAAGCCTCGATCAATGACGTGCCCATCGGCAGCGCGCCCTATGCGGTCGCCGATTTTGAGGCCGGGCGGCATGTCACGCTGAAACGGAACCCGGATTATTGGGGGGCGGATTTACCCCTGCGCCGTGGCACGTCAAATTTCGATGAAATCCGGATTGAGTTTTACGGTGACGACACCGTGCTCAAAGAGGCGTTCAAGGCCAAGGCGGTGTCTTTTGTGCGTGAACTGAACGCCGAGAAATGGGCGACGCAATATGATTTTCCGGCCGCGCAAAATGGCGAGATCACGCTAAGCGAAATCCCCCATTCCAAACCCTCCGGCATGACCGGGTTCGTGATGAACACCCGGCGTGCGCCGCTGGATGACTGGCGGGTGCGAGAGGCCCTTATTCATGCGTTCAATTTTGAGTTCATCAACGACGCTCTGACCGGCGGGCGTCAGCCCCGGATCACCTCGTATTTCTCAGGGTCTGAGTTGGGCATGCTTGAAGGCCCCGCTGAGGGACGCGTGCGCGCATTGCTGGAACCTCTGAAGGATGATCTCCTGCCCGGCGCGCTAGAGGGCTACACCCTGCCCCAAAGCGACGGCTCCAAACGCAACCGCGCGAATATTCGCAAGGCGGCAGATCTTTTGGCCGAGGCGGGTTGGACCGTACAGGACGGTCAGTTGCAAAACGCGGATGGCGACGCGCTGGCGTTGACAGTGCTCTTGCGGCAGGACGGGCTCTTGCAGCAGGCCACGGCCTACATGGAAATCTATGCGCGCGCGCTGGAACGGCTGGGCATCACCTTGACCGTGGAAACCATCGACAGCGCGCAATATGCCGAGCGCGAGCGCAGCTTTGACTTTGACCTGACCTTTTTCCGCCGCTCCATGTCGCTCAGCCCTGGCAATGAGCAACGGTTCTACTGGGGTAGCGATTCCGCCGATGTTGTCGGAAGCCGCAATCTGATGGGTATGACCTCCCCCGCCGCTGATGCGATGATTGACGCGATGCTGGCCTCTGAAACCCGCGAGGAGTTTGTCGCGGCGGTGCGCGCGCTCGACCGAGTGTTGATTTCAGGTCGCTATGTCATTCCGATTCATCAATATTCCATTGGCCGAATTGCCCATCTGACCGACTTGACCTATCCTAAGGACCGACTGCCGGTGTATGGGGACGGTGTTTGGTTTCTCCCCGAGGTGTGGTGGTCCAAAGCAGAAGAAAAGTAA
- a CDS encoding 3-hydroxybutyrate dehydrogenase: MSLKGKTAVVTGSTSGIGLGIATSLAEAGARIILNGRVERDACEECAEKIRQDTGAEVEFVAADMGDPEACHALIEAAGGCDVLVNNAGVQHVAGIPDFPVDKWNLILAVNLSSAFHTTAAALPHMRERGWGRVINIASAHGLTGSPYKSAYVAAKHGIVGLTKVTALETAEEPITCNAVCPGYVMTPLVEKQIPDTMEKYGMDRETVIREVLLERQPSKQMASVEQMGGTVVFLCSPAAEQITGTTISVDGGWTAL; the protein is encoded by the coding sequence ATGTCCCTGAAAGGCAAAACCGCCGTTGTCACCGGATCCACCTCTGGCATCGGGCTTGGGATCGCCACGTCGCTGGCCGAAGCGGGGGCGCGTATTATCCTGAACGGTCGCGTCGAGCGAGATGCCTGTGAGGAATGCGCCGAAAAAATCCGGCAGGACACCGGCGCCGAGGTTGAATTTGTCGCCGCTGATATGGGCGACCCGGAGGCGTGCCATGCACTCATTGAGGCGGCTGGTGGCTGTGACGTCCTGGTGAACAATGCCGGGGTCCAGCACGTGGCCGGCATTCCAGATTTTCCGGTCGACAAATGGAACCTGATCCTCGCTGTCAATCTCAGCTCGGCCTTTCACACCACGGCAGCCGCTTTGCCGCATATGCGCGAACGGGGATGGGGCAGGGTGATCAACATCGCAAGCGCCCATGGCCTCACCGGGAGTCCCTATAAATCGGCCTATGTGGCGGCGAAACATGGTATTGTGGGGCTGACCAAGGTCACCGCGTTAGAGACGGCCGAGGAGCCCATCACCTGCAACGCGGTGTGCCCAGGGTATGTGATGACGCCTCTGGTGGAAAAGCAAATCCCTGACACGATGGAAAAATACGGCATGGACCGCGAGACGGTGATCCGCGAGGTGCTTCTGGAGCGTCAGCCGTCCAAGCAGATGGCCTCGGTCGAACAGATGGGCGGTACGGTGGTGTTCTTGTGCTCACCAGCCGCCGAGCAGATCACTGGCACAACGATCAGCGTGGATGGTGGCTGGACAGCGCTTTGA